A DNA window from Cumulibacter manganitolerans contains the following coding sequences:
- a CDS encoding CaiB/BaiF CoA transferase family protein, with protein sequence MGPLKGIKVVEIASLAPAPMGTTILADLGAEVVLVDRPNAGPGGSRTGDGNPMRRNRKSITLDLKKPEALEVLLKLCDEADVFVEGFRPGVTERLGIGPEDLAARNPRLVYARMTGWGQTGPLAQTAGHDIDYIAMTGVLHMLGKAGDKPQFPANLIGDFGGGGMLMALGILAALVERSVSGKGQVVDAAMVDGAAQLGSFIFGLRGAGQWNEPRGENLLDGGAPFYDTYECADGGYVAVGCIEPQFYAEFLKGLQIDPASLPDQHDRSQWAATKARFAEVLGSRPRAHWEQVFEGTDACVAPILSPEEAVVHPANTERAVFTEIAGVPQPVGAPRFSRTVSDLPTAPPSPGQDSDDILRSVGLSPEDIQQVKDAGALG encoded by the coding sequence ATGGGACCCCTCAAGGGCATCAAGGTTGTGGAGATCGCGAGCCTCGCGCCCGCGCCGATGGGAACGACGATCCTCGCCGATCTCGGCGCGGAGGTCGTCCTGGTCGACCGGCCGAACGCCGGACCGGGAGGCTCGCGCACCGGCGACGGCAACCCGATGCGCCGCAACCGCAAGTCGATCACCCTCGACCTGAAGAAGCCCGAGGCGCTCGAGGTGCTGCTCAAGCTCTGCGACGAGGCCGACGTGTTCGTCGAGGGGTTCCGCCCCGGCGTGACCGAGCGCCTCGGCATCGGTCCGGAGGACCTCGCGGCGCGCAACCCACGGCTCGTGTACGCCCGGATGACCGGCTGGGGCCAGACCGGCCCGCTGGCGCAGACCGCGGGGCACGACATCGACTACATCGCGATGACCGGCGTCCTGCACATGCTCGGCAAGGCCGGCGACAAGCCGCAGTTCCCCGCCAACCTCATCGGAGACTTCGGCGGCGGCGGCATGCTGATGGCCCTCGGCATCCTGGCCGCTCTGGTCGAGCGCAGTGTCTCCGGCAAGGGCCAGGTCGTCGACGCGGCCATGGTGGACGGCGCCGCCCAGCTCGGCAGCTTCATCTTCGGATTGCGCGGCGCGGGGCAGTGGAACGAGCCGCGCGGCGAGAACCTGCTCGACGGCGGCGCCCCGTTCTACGACACGTACGAGTGCGCGGACGGCGGCTACGTCGCGGTCGGCTGCATCGAGCCGCAGTTCTACGCCGAGTTCCTCAAGGGGCTGCAGATCGACCCGGCGTCGCTGCCCGACCAGCACGACCGCAGCCAGTGGGCCGCGACCAAGGCCCGCTTCGCCGAGGTGCTCGGCAGCCGCCCGCGCGCTCACTGGGAGCAGGTCTTCGAGGGCACCGACGCCTGCGTCGCGCCGATCCTCTCCCCCGAGGAAGCCGTCGTGCACCCCGCCAACACCGAGCGCGCGGTGTTCACCGAGATCGCGGGCGTCCCCCAGCCGGTCGGCGCCCCGCGGTTCAGCCGCACCGTGAGCGACCTTCCGACCGCGCCGCCGTCCCCCGGCCAGGACTCGGACGACATCCTGCGCAGCGTCGGCCTCTCCCCGGAGGACATCCAGCAGGTCAAGGACGCCGGGGCGCTCGGCTAG
- a CDS encoding AMP-binding protein: protein MTESYRKGDDQPPLLTDTIGAMLEKTAARFPDRESIVDCPTGRRWTWKQLDEDVNRVATGLLDLGVQKGDRVGIWAPNCPEWTITQYATAKIGAILVNINPAYRAHELAYVLNQAEISMVVAMVAFKTSEYQRMLHDVQADTPTVKRLVFFGEDSWDALMATEADVDRIHAVMDGLEQTDPINIQYTSGTTGFPKGATLSHRNILNNGYFMSEMQEWTEQDKVCLPVPFYHCFGMVMGNLGALTHGTCTVIPAPAFDPVVTLDAVVAEKCTVLYGVPTMFIAMLAELDKHPRDLSSLRTGVIAGSNVPIEVAKRIASDMHLEGITNAYGMTETSPVSCQTRPDDNLQRRTETVGRVLPHIEIKIVDPATGETVPYGETGEYCTKGYSVMLGYWNNEEKTREAVVDGWMHTGDLATMDKDGYCNIVGRLKDMVIRGGENIYPREVEEFLYTHPDIEDVQVIGVPDEKYGEELCAWVKMKPSAAAPLDADAVREFCHGRLAHFKTPKYVIVADEFPMTVTGKIRKVDMRETSIKQLGLEAAASTKTA, encoded by the coding sequence ATGACTGAGAGCTACCGCAAGGGCGATGACCAGCCGCCCCTGCTGACGGACACCATCGGCGCGATGCTGGAGAAGACGGCCGCCCGGTTCCCCGATCGCGAGTCGATCGTCGACTGCCCGACGGGCCGGCGCTGGACCTGGAAGCAGCTGGACGAGGACGTCAACCGCGTCGCGACGGGGCTGCTGGATCTGGGCGTGCAGAAGGGCGACCGCGTCGGCATCTGGGCGCCCAACTGCCCGGAGTGGACGATCACGCAGTACGCCACGGCGAAGATCGGCGCGATCCTGGTCAACATCAACCCGGCGTACCGGGCGCACGAGCTCGCCTACGTGCTCAACCAGGCCGAGATCTCGATGGTCGTCGCCATGGTGGCGTTCAAGACCAGCGAGTACCAGCGGATGCTGCACGACGTCCAGGCCGACACACCCACCGTGAAGCGGCTGGTCTTCTTCGGCGAGGACAGCTGGGACGCGTTGATGGCGACCGAGGCGGACGTCGACCGGATCCACGCGGTGATGGACGGCCTGGAGCAGACCGACCCGATCAACATCCAGTACACGTCGGGGACGACGGGGTTCCCGAAGGGCGCCACGCTGTCGCACCGGAACATCCTGAACAACGGCTACTTCATGAGCGAGATGCAGGAGTGGACCGAGCAGGACAAGGTGTGCCTGCCGGTGCCCTTCTACCACTGCTTCGGCATGGTGATGGGGAACCTCGGCGCCCTCACGCACGGGACCTGCACCGTGATCCCGGCGCCGGCATTCGACCCGGTGGTGACCCTCGATGCCGTGGTCGCCGAGAAGTGCACGGTGCTGTACGGCGTCCCGACGATGTTCATCGCGATGCTCGCCGAACTCGACAAGCATCCCCGCGACCTGTCGTCGCTGCGCACCGGTGTCATCGCCGGCTCGAACGTGCCGATCGAGGTGGCCAAGCGGATCGCGTCGGACATGCACCTGGAGGGCATCACCAACGCGTACGGCATGACGGAGACCTCGCCGGTGTCCTGCCAGACGCGGCCGGACGACAACCTGCAACGGCGGACCGAGACCGTCGGCCGGGTGCTGCCGCACATCGAGATCAAGATCGTCGACCCGGCGACCGGCGAGACCGTGCCGTACGGCGAGACCGGCGAGTACTGCACGAAGGGGTACTCGGTGATGCTCGGCTACTGGAACAACGAGGAGAAGACCCGCGAGGCGGTGGTCGACGGCTGGATGCACACCGGGGACCTCGCGACGATGGACAAGGACGGCTACTGCAACATCGTGGGCCGGCTGAAGGACATGGTGATCCGCGGCGGCGAGAACATCTACCCGCGAGAGGTCGAAGAGTTTCTATACACCCACCCGGACATCGAGGACGTCCAGGTCATCGGCGTACCCGACGAGAAGTACGGCGAGGAGCTGTGCGCGTGGGTGAAGATGAAGCCGTCGGCCGCGGCGCCGCTGGACGCCGACGCGGTGCGCGAGTTCTGCCACGGCCGCCTCGCGCACTTCAAGACCCCGAAGTACGTGATCGTCGCCGACGAGTTCCCGATGACGGTCACCGGCAAGATCCGCAAGGTCGACATGCGCGAGACCTCGATCAAGCAGCTCGGCCTCGAGGCCGCCGCGTCCACCAAGACCGCCTAG
- a CDS encoding metallophosphoesterase family protein, giving the protein MPGESFPDTPPDRRGEADPVGRRDPDRDAGAPTEHHHSDDAAEVPHGHLAAAAFAGVADNESVRSAWRKHPVASILTRVVVAVAGVLLGVLIGGHTTADVGPIHVSADLLVGSGDATLRIPPLGALDVDAYKGPFSLQMTVLTVDRAKATAYVNGSKSLDELTAAVESDLQSALTTLLIKTVVWAIVGGGVASLLVFRRTREVLVSIATSIALIALSGAIGYVTFDAKAFQQPKYTGLLEQAPAIVGNVSNLADKFADYRKSLVKLLTNVSTLYTTVSTLPTDPGVADTTKVLHVSDLHMNPAGFDLMSNLVKQFKVDFVIDTGDLVDWGTPQEAATFSTIGALKVPYVYIRGNHDSKTTEAQVAKYPNARVLDQTEAEVDGITIAGVGDPRFSPDRTTYDDSTLNEAAAKAAKEFAAYLEAVPKKPDIVLFHDPGPAKLLKDSGPLILSGHKHKRSVSAVDKDTLLMVQGSTGGAGLRGLEGDKPTPLTASVLYFDSATHKLRAWDDITVGGLGQTDVSINRTLAPQAVQEAEESAASISSSEPSESTSSASSSSRPPSGAQQPASTSAPPTEAATTSGP; this is encoded by the coding sequence ATGCCAGGTGAGTCGTTCCCCGATACGCCGCCGGATCGCCGTGGCGAGGCCGATCCGGTCGGTCGGCGTGACCCTGACCGGGACGCCGGGGCACCGACCGAGCACCACCACTCCGACGACGCCGCCGAGGTGCCGCACGGGCACCTGGCCGCGGCCGCCTTCGCGGGTGTCGCGGACAACGAGTCGGTCCGCAGCGCCTGGCGCAAGCATCCGGTGGCGTCCATCCTCACCCGCGTCGTGGTCGCCGTCGCCGGCGTCCTGCTCGGTGTGCTGATCGGCGGGCATACCACCGCGGACGTCGGCCCCATCCACGTCAGCGCCGACCTCCTCGTCGGCTCCGGCGACGCCACGCTGCGCATCCCGCCCCTCGGGGCGCTCGACGTGGATGCGTACAAGGGCCCCTTCAGCCTCCAGATGACCGTGCTGACGGTCGATCGGGCCAAGGCGACGGCGTACGTCAACGGCAGCAAGAGCCTCGACGAGCTGACCGCGGCCGTCGAGTCGGACCTGCAGTCCGCCCTCACGACGCTGTTGATCAAGACCGTCGTCTGGGCCATCGTCGGGGGCGGCGTCGCCAGCCTCCTCGTCTTCCGGCGAACCCGCGAGGTGCTGGTCTCGATCGCCACCTCGATAGCGCTCATCGCGCTCAGCGGCGCGATCGGCTACGTGACCTTCGACGCGAAGGCCTTCCAGCAGCCGAAGTACACCGGTCTTCTCGAGCAGGCGCCCGCGATCGTCGGCAACGTCAGCAACTTGGCCGACAAGTTCGCCGACTACCGCAAGTCGCTGGTCAAGCTGCTGACCAACGTCTCCACGCTCTACACGACGGTCTCCACGCTGCCCACCGACCCCGGTGTCGCCGACACGACCAAGGTGCTGCACGTGTCCGACCTGCACATGAACCCTGCCGGCTTCGATCTGATGAGCAACCTGGTCAAGCAGTTCAAGGTGGACTTCGTGATCGACACCGGTGATCTGGTCGACTGGGGAACGCCGCAGGAGGCCGCGACGTTCTCCACCATCGGCGCGCTGAAGGTGCCGTATGTGTACATCCGCGGCAACCACGACTCGAAGACGACCGAGGCCCAGGTCGCGAAGTACCCGAACGCCAGGGTGCTCGACCAGACCGAGGCGGAGGTCGACGGCATCACCATCGCCGGCGTCGGCGACCCCCGGTTCAGCCCCGACCGCACGACGTACGACGACTCGACACTCAACGAGGCGGCCGCGAAGGCGGCCAAGGAGTTCGCGGCATACCTCGAGGCGGTGCCGAAGAAGCCGGACATCGTGCTGTTCCACGATCCGGGTCCCGCGAAGCTGCTGAAGGACTCCGGGCCGCTGATCCTCTCCGGCCACAAGCACAAGCGCTCGGTGAGCGCCGTGGACAAGGACACCCTGCTGATGGTGCAGGGCTCGACCGGCGGGGCGGGGCTGCGCGGCCTCGAAGGCGACAAGCCGACCCCGTTGACCGCGTCGGTGCTGTACTTCGACTCGGCCACGCACAAGCTGCGCGCCTGGGACGACATCACCGTCGGGGGTCTGGGCCAGACCGACGTGTCGATCAACCGCACCTTGGCGCCGCAGGCCGTCCAGGAGGCCGAGGAATCGGCCGCCAGCATCAGCTCCAGCGAGCCGTCGGAGTCGACGTCGAGCGCCAGCTCGTCCAGCCGGCCGCCGTCGGGCGCCCAGCAGCCGGCCTCCACCTCCGCGCCGCCCACCGAGGCGGCGACCACCAGCGGTCCGTGA